Part of the Cellulomonas taurus genome, CTACCACCTCGCGGGGGAGGACGTCGGCGAACTCGACGAGGTCGATCTGGCCGAGGTGCGCAACCGGCGGCTGGGCTTCGTCTTCCAGCAGTTCCACCTGCTGCCCGCGCTGTCGGCCTGGCGCAATGTCGAACTCCCGCTGATCTACCGGGGCATCCCGGCGGCCGAACGGCGGGACCGCGCGGTGGCGGCCCTGGAACGGGTCGGCCTGGGTGAGCGCCTGGACAACCGGCCCGGCGAACTGTCCGGCGGTCAGCAGCAGCGGGTGGCGGTGGCCCGGGCACTGGTCGGGGAACCGGCGCTGATCCTCGCCGACGAGCCGACCGGGAACCTGGACTCGGTCTCCACCGAGGACGTGCTGGCCCTGTTCGACGAGCTGCACGCCCAGGGCCGCACCATCGTCCTGATCACCCACGAGCTGGAGGTGGCCGAGCGCGCCCGCCGGATCGCCTTCGTCAAGGACGGTCTGGTCCAGTCGGACGAGGTGAATCCCCGATGAGCTGGGCCGAGACCTTCCGCACCTCCTGGTCGGCAGTGCGCGGGCACGCGCTGCGTTCGCTGTTGACGGTGCTGGGCATCCTGATCGGGATCGCCGCGGTGATCCTCACCGTCGGCCTCGGGTT contains:
- a CDS encoding ABC transporter ATP-binding protein is translated as MAELLLDHDALDQGRPGDPVIELTGARKTYRSGSIEFEALRGIDLLIGQGEYVAIMGPSGSGKSTLMNIIGCLDVLTQGSYHLAGEDVGELDEVDLAEVRNRRLGFVFQQFHLLPALSAWRNVELPLIYRGIPAAERRDRAVAALERVGLGERLDNRPGELSGGQQQRVAVARALVGEPALILADEPTGNLDSVSTEDVLALFDELHAQGRTIVLITHELEVAERARRIAFVKDGLVQSDEVNPR